One stretch of Miscanthus floridulus cultivar M001 chromosome 18, ASM1932011v1, whole genome shotgun sequence DNA includes these proteins:
- the LOC136522745 gene encoding fasciclin-like arabinogalactan protein 2, with the protein MPPLAAVLLPLLLVLGASPGCQGQGQGAAATHNITAILAAHPDLTDFSAALVSTGAAAEIDRRQTITVLVVDNAVMARLKAQKPDPKELERVIYLHVLLDYFDAAKLGSIQGGFAQVTSLYQATGKAQGSDGILNITVFTDGRVAVFTPSAPSNRLPTAFYQRSIKEVPSDIAVLQVKDLIWCPATADGAQAPAPAPASQPGAAPELMDLLSKNGCGGFAGLLAATADAVAAYDRGAGAAVGLTVFCPADKAVEAFNSTFKNLTADAWLAVLLYHGVAAHYSAQSLKAINGDVGTLATDGSKNHEYNLTVRADGDTVKLSSAAASAATVTKTLLDKAPLAVYLIDAVLLPRELSNGGQGRTAPAPAPASPPAHAPTPTPALAPPPALAPVSPPPAHAPTPTPRLAPAPEAAPPTHRRRPAPSPEDTTPAPSPDEDGQPPADQKNNGARDTASWTLGAAVEAAAAATVFLLW; encoded by the coding sequence ATGCCTCCTCTCGCCGcagtcctcctccccctcctcctcgtcctcggcgcGTCTCCGGGGTGTCAAGGCCAAGGCCAAGGCGCCGCCGCGACCCACAACATCACGGCCATCCTGGCTGCGCACCCCGACCTCACCGACTTCAGCGCCGCTCTCGTCAGCACCGGCGCCGCGGCGGAGATCGACCGCCGCCAAACCATCACGGTGCTCGTCGTCGACAACGCCGTCATGGCGCGGCTGAAGGCGCAGAAGCCGGACCCCAAGGAGCTGGAGCGCGTGATCTACCTCCACGTCCTCCTGGACTACTTCGACGCCGCCAAGCTTGGCAGCATCCAGGGCGGGTTTGCGCAGGTCACCAGCCTCTACCAGGCCACCGGCAAGGCGCAGGGGAGCGACGGGATCCTCAACATCACCGTGTTCACCGACGGCCGCGTGGCGGTGTTCACGCCGTCCGCCCCCTCCAACAGGCTGCCGACCGCCTTCTACCAGCGATCCATCAAGGAAGTGCCGTCCGACATCGCTGTCCTGCAGGTGAAAGACCTGATCTGGTGTCCGGCGACGGCGGACGGGGCGcaggcgcccgcgcccgcgcccgcgtcgCAGCCCGGCGCGGCGCCGGAGTTGATGGATCTGCTGTCCAAGAACGGGTGCGGGGGCTTCGCCGGCCTCCTCGCCGCGACGGCCGACGCGGTCGCGGCGTACgaccgcggcgccggcgccgccgtcggGCTCACCGTCTTCTGCCCGGCCGACAAGGCGGTTGAGGCCTTCAACTCCACCTTCAAGAACCTCACCGCCGACGCCTGGCTCGCGGTCCTGCTGTACCACGGCGTGGCGGCGCACTACTCCGCTCAGTCTCTCAAGGCGATCAACGGGGACGTGGGCACGCTCGCCACCGACGGATCCAAGAACCACGAGTACAACCTCACCGTGCGTGCCGACGGGGACACGGTGAAGCTGTCGTCCGCAGCCGCCAGCGCCGCCACGGTGACCAAGACGCTGCTCGACAAGGCACCGCTCGCCGTCTACCTCATCGACGCGGTGTTGCTGCCAAGGGAGCTGTCTAACGGCGGCCAGGGCCGCACTGCGCCCGCCCCTGCGCCGGCCTCGCCGCCTGCACATGCACCTACGCCTACGCCTGCCCTTGCGCCGCCGCCTGCCCTTGCACCGGTCTCGCCGCCGCCTGCACATGCACCCACACCCACACCCCGACTTGCCCCTGCGCCGGAGGCTGCACCACCTACGCACAGGCGTCGCCCCGCGCCATCGCCAGAGGACACTACCCCAGCTCCTTCGCCGGACGAGGACGGCCAACCGCCTGCAGATCAGAAGAACAACGGAGCAAGGGACACGGCGTCTTGGACTCTTGGCGCGGCGGTGGAGGCCGCGGCGGCAGCGACCGTGTTCCTCTTGTGGTGA
- the LOC136522900 gene encoding classical arabinogalactan protein 6-like, translated as MSRVTAAVVLFYILAVAAVSAAAEAPAESPNASTPAKAPEAAAKRTTAPAKAPAAAAASTPAAAHAPSSSSRKSGPAAAPTTASTPPSSSSSTDEELVPSPAASTPAAASPAADGPAEGPAAADDSGAATLGSGAAIAGVAAAVATMIFY; from the coding sequence ATGTCGCGCGTCACAGCTGCGGTGGTCCTCTTCTACATCCTCGCCGTCGCTGCCGTCAGCGCGGCGGCCGAGGCCCCGGCAGAGTCACCGAACGCCAGCACTCCTGCCAAGGCACCCGAGGCTGCTGCCAAGAGAACTACTGCCCCGGCTAAGGCccccgctgctgccgccgcctccacccCCGCCGCCGCGCATGCCCCATCGTCGTCGTCTAGGAAGTCTGGTCCAGCTGCCGCGCCGACCACCGCCTCTACaccgccttcttcttcttcttccacggACGAGGAGTTGGTCCCTTCCCCGGCAGCATCCACCCCCGCGGCGGCGTCCCCTGCCGCTGACGGGCCTGCTGAGGGACCGGCGGCTGCTGATGACTCCGGTGCTGCTACCCTTGGAAGCGGCGCTGCCATCGCTGGCGTTGCCGCTGCTGTCGCAACCATGATCTTCTACTGA